The stretch of DNA AAGCCATCTATACCATTCGACTCGTGTTCAACACCTATTTCGGAAGCATATTTAAAATATTGGGACCCTGTAAGAGTCTGCAGAAATTTTGTAATGCGGTTATCTGAGTAGAAAAATGCTCCGGGATTGAAGTTATGCTCTCTAAAGGGTCTTGAGTCTTTGGATAATGACCAAAACGATTTTTGACTATAAGTAACAAAGAAAAATCGAGACTTCTTAACAGTTACCCCAAAGGCATAGCTTACCTGGAATCGTGCATCAGGGAAAGATTCAAACAAATCCTTGTCATTATCATATATCTCTATTACAAAATAGTTAGGTTTGTATAACCTAAAAACATAACGGGTACTATCGTCGTCAGCAATCCTCACTTGAGCGTAGGCAGAAGAAATACATAATAATGCACCTATTATTAAGACCGATTGAATATAGGTCCTTGGTTTTGACATGACATATATTCCTTATTTTTTAAATGACCCACCAGAATTATTATTTCCATATAAGACTGCATCTGTGCTTTAGAATATGGCGCGGCTGATGTCTATCTCAGAAAAAATGCAGAATC from candidate division KSB1 bacterium encodes:
- a CDS encoding phospholipase A; translation: MSKPRTYIQSVLIIGALLCISSAYAQVRIADDDSTRYVFRLYKPNYFVIEIYDNDKDLFESFPDARFQVSYAFGVTVKKSRFFFVTYSQKSFWSLSKDSRPFREHNFNPGAFFYSDNRITKFLQTLTGSQYFKYASEIGVEHESNGIDGFDSRGWTRVYAKLDLYKAKKNKTNNKKNYGFKSFVKVWYPWSKSEVKFIDSNGDTLKKSALLTENIGYFEASLFFKYPSFEAWLLLRKKSIEAHIKPFKFRSFFPTLLLFWGKGESLQHATENKVRFNIRLGLSLPYN